The genomic DNA GAGAGGAGATTTGGCGTCTCTTTTCTCCTACCTAAGGGGAACCGTGCCACCGAGACCCCCTCCGAGAAACCGCGAGCGAGGAGTCGAATTTCTCCAATTCTCTTAATTAGTGcctcccccgccccgccgcggtTTATGGTgtcccgctcccgctccccaCCCGCCGCCAGCCCCGAGTGCCGCGCCCGCCGATCCCGATCCCGCTCCCACGAGCCCAATGGCCCGAGGCGCCCGCACCACCGGCGGAGCCGCAGCCGGTCGCGGTCTCACAGCCCCGGCGCGCTGCGCTCCACCGCGCACACCACTACCACGGCAAGGGCTGGCCCGAGTActaggagaaggaggaggagatcctgcagcagaggagacTCACTGAGAGAATTGGAGAGCTGAGGGCACCTGAAGTATGGGGGCTGCCACCAGAGGTTCCTGACCCCGATTCTGATGAGCATACACCGGTAGAAGATGAAGAGGCAAAATCTAAGAGTAGTTCTTCGGATTCCAGcccagaagaggaaaagaagacagaagaaaaaacgTAAGGCATCCAAAAGAAAGCGCAGAAAACATTCTGAGGACAGCGACAGTGAGTCGGAGTCTGAGCAGAACTCCAGTGatgaagataaaaagaaaagcaagaagaggaaaaagaagagcaaaaagaagaagaagaagaaaaacaagaagagcAGGAAGGAATCCAGCAATTCAAGTAGTGAAGATTCCAATAGTGAAACAGTTCAAGGGGATGATCTCTGGACTGAGAGATCAAAAAAATACTGAAGCTGATAGCCTGATTGGACCAGAGGCTCCCAAAACTCATGCGTCTCAGGATGACAGGGGAAAACATATTCCCCAGAGAGGTGAGATCGGCTTGACCAGTGAAGAGATCGCATCGTTTGAGAGCTCTGGTTATGTCATGAGAGGCATCAGACATCGGCGCATGGAAGCCGTGTGTCTGTGCAGAGAACTAGAACTACAGCGCAGATGAGAAGAGAGCCCTGGCCTCCTTCAACTCAAAAAAGTACTTTTCGCCCTGGGATCCAGAGAGGAGACTTGGCGGCTCTTTTCTCCTACCGAAGGGGAACTATGCCACCGAGACCCTCTCTGAGAAACCACGAGCTAGGAGTCAAACTTCTTCAATTCTGTTAATctccagcaggcagcagcaaagccagccTTCCCAGAGCCAGTGTAAGCGGGGAAACGCACAGGGGGAAGAGACTGAGGTCCAAGAGAGCGGCATCTGATCTCCGTCCCCTTCCCAAGAGGAGCACAGCAGCCAGCCAAATGTGCTTCAAGACCCCTCAGCCTGCCCTGTTCATCCTCCATCAATGGACCCATCACCTCACACCCGTGTCAAGAGACACGCTGCAACACTGGCCATCTAACCTGCGGGCCCCGGAGGCCTTGGGCAGTGGGTCACCGTGCCCTggccctccctgggctgcatACCTGAGAAGCAGGGGGTTCTCTCTGGTGAGAAGTGCGGGCTCACTCTCCCTTTAACAGCTCACACACAGCAGCTCGTCTGCAGTTCCAGTTACCCATCCAACATGGGCTAGAGGCTACAATAGGTATTTTAGTCTTCTGACTCAAGCGAGGATGTTTTTAAGCAGTCGTTGCACAAGGTCACCCATCTCCTGCGAGGGCCTGCTCCGTTCCGCCTCACCTCCGGGCGAGGGGAGAGCCACTGTCCCGCCGCGCGCCCGGAGTCCTCCTCGGGTGGGAACATGGGGCAGCCTGGCCCGGCAAGGCTGGGGGCGGTGGGGCAGGGCCTCCCGCCCACAGGCAGAGATGTCTGGGACTCACACCTCGCAGATGATCACCGGGAAATCCACGTGAATGCGAGGGTGCTCTAGTTTCACTATGCCCTGAAAGAAGAGTCAGAGTGGTGATCAGAAAGGGACTGACATACAACATGCCTGAGCCCTGCCAGTCACCCCAGGACAGAGGACACTGTGCCCTAGAGTAACCACAGGGGCCAGGGTCCAAAAAGTGGCTGTGACACGTGGTAGGGcctgagagcagcaggcagagcacaggcacTCTGCCCTTCGAACTCGTCCCTGGAGAGCCCAGGGCAGCATGGCTGGCTGCCACACATGGCAGGGCGAGCaaggagggagctgctctgccaggcacTGCCCGTGCAGCAGCTGGTGCGTGACTGGCAGATATCGGCCGTCCGCGCTTTTCATTCGGCACCTTCCATTCACGGGAtttaaaggaatgaaaagagCTCTCTGAGGGAACGCAGCCGGGGCAGCTGGCAcacaagaaaagcagctttctgtgcagaggggaggggaggctACTGAATGAACGATCCCTCCACACCAGCCACAGGCACCGTTCCCACGGTCCGTTCAAGCCTTCTCCTGTTACAGCACCAGCAGGAGCCACTGGCAggtggggggctgggggcagaggggggagcgggggctcagggctgggcctgcACCCACAGAGCCAGAGCAAAGCCTGAGTTGGCAAAGGGCTCTTCAGTGTTGGTACCTGCTCTCTTTGGCTCAGACAAGCTTTCCAACTGCATGAGTTTCAACCCAGATCAATGAGAAGTCAGTCCCATGgcccaagactgcctctgcaacAATGTCAGTCTGGGAAGCAGCACCAAATCCTTCCCTCCATAACTGCCAGTGCAGTGCTCAGAGAGGTCCCATCCTGTTGGGGGGCTGCCTGTGGGGGGAGGCAGCAGACCCGCCAAGCCCCTAGAAGTTGACAGTCTTAAAATATTGGATGGTATTAGGCCGTTCCCATGAGAACAGTGAAGTTAATTAACCGTTCACATAAACAGAGCAGCCTTGAGAATCAGGGAGTTGACTAGAAAGGAGATAAACAGGATGGAATGTGCAAGGATGGAGATGTCGGCTGTGTTCACAACTGCAGGTGTTAGTTCTCTGGTGTTTTGTAGAAACTATGTTTACAGAAAGCATGTGGGAAAGTTGGGGCTAGCTACCTTAATAAAGGAGGCTGCTGCACTTACGAAGCAGACAGCTCTCTAGACTACTCTGGTCtcaactctgtgtgtgtgtgtctgctttCTCTACTGACCAAACCTAACAATACAATAGATACCCCACGACAGCTGCCCATCCCTAAGGGCACACTGACAGCTCGTCCCAAGGCTTACTAGAGCCGTGCCTTTCTGCTTAATTACAAAAGACTCCTGCAGAGTGTCTCTCCAGCCCTGGGTTGATCTacctttttctccatttatgCCCCCAAAAGCTTCCCTACACACAGGCTATCCTGTCCCTGCACCAAGACCTTCTATTAGTGTCCtagcccctgcccagcaccacACCAGTTgcttattttaagaaaagactTTTGCACTGAGGTGCAAAACATGGAGCTGTCATCACTACTGAGCAGCTGGAGGGGATGTGCCCACTCACATCAGTGGGTGATGGgctttggctgctgctcccCAAGGCAGAGCCTGGCCCTCTGCACTGACATGATATGGGCtgagccagcacagcaccccACACCTCATGGAAGGTGCTTGGCAATGAGACACCATGGCCATGAAGGGCTGCCTGGCGCTCCGTGCCCCACAACACACACCAGGCTGAGCTATCTCCCCAGTCTGGCAGCTCTAAAAAGGCTCAGGCAACACTTCTCTCCGAAAAGGGCAGCTGGAGGGTGCGACCAGCCCTCCCTCTTCTGTCACAGCCTCACCAGGTGACAGGGGTGTGAGCCAGGACACACAGGAGTCATGGCTCTGAGGCAGCAactgggggggggagaaagCCTCCACCTTCCCAAGATGCCCTGAGGGAGAAGCCTCCTGCAAAACCGGGACTTCAGCTGTCACCGTGGCGCTTCACCCTCGCTGCCCCCACCCTTCCCCACACCCCACCTGAGGTATCAGGTTCTTGTGGATCCTCTTCAGCTTGGCGCGCTTCCTCCCGTTCTTGGTGACGATTGTCTCCTCGTAGAACTCGTGAGCAAGATCCCCGTCCTCATCGTAGTACATGGAGCTGCCGGGAGGAGAGGGCAGGCGGGTGGGtgagagccaggctgggggctggggcaggtcggGGGCTCGGCAGGCCGGgccccccccggccctgggGGGCTGCACCGACCACCTGCCGCCGTCCCGGCGGTGCCGGCGGCCCCTCCCGGCCCAAGCagagccccccgccccgcggcaGCCTCCCGGTCCCCTGGCGCCCCTCTCTCCCCCCGCTCTCACCCGCGCCGCGTGAACACGAAGGGGGTGGCGGCGCGCGCGGCCCGCGCCCGGGCCAGGGCCTGCTGCCCGCCGGGGCCctcggggccgccgccgcccgccgccggcgAGGCGAAGGGCCACAGCCCCCGCGACTTGGAGCCGCTGGCGCCCATGgcaggggcggcggcggcggcggcggcgggagcggggccgcgggggAAGGGACGGGGCCGGCCCGGAGCCACCGACCGAGCGCCGCCTGCGCCGCCGCTGCGCCACTTCCGCCGCCCGCCACACGTGacggcggcgcggggcgcgccCTCCTTCCCGCCCCGGAGACCACGGGTTCGAGTCCCGCCCCTCCCGCTGCTCCCCCGAACCACGTGCGGGGACCCACGGCCCGCTGGCAGCGCGGAGGGCTCCGCGTCCCGTCCCTTCCCGCCCAGCCAAGGACACACCGCAGGCCAGGCCTCGTCACCAAGATGTCTTTATTGGTGCTCGAT from Pseudopipra pipra isolate bDixPip1 chromosome 11, bDixPip1.hap1, whole genome shotgun sequence includes the following:
- the TUSC2 gene encoding tumor suppressor candidate 2, with the protein product MGASGSKSRGLWPFASPAAGGGGPEGPGGQQALARARAARAATPFVFTRRGSMYYDEDGDLAHEFYEETIVTKNGRKRAKLKRIHKNLIPQGIVKLEHPRIHVDFPVIICEV